One Salvia splendens isolate huo1 chromosome 22, SspV2, whole genome shotgun sequence DNA segment encodes these proteins:
- the LOC121785932 gene encoding membrane magnesium transporter has protein sequence MGLGYAVGVVGFLFLAHAAYSTIQYRSLLKITEEEFTGPPVTVVMELVAGLFFCLWAALTVPGKFLSILPQSDENRVVALPSNLDFMIFNHRGKAFSMGIDMKQK, from the exons ATGGGGTTAGGTTACGCCGTCGGAGTCGTCGGGTTTCTGTTTCTCGCACACGCCGCCTACTCCACTATCCAGT ATAGATCTTTGCTGAAGATTACAGAAGAGGAGTTCACAGGGCCACCAGTCACT GTAGTTATGGAGCTGGTTGCAGGATTGTTTTTCTGTTTGTGGGCTGCTTTGACTGTGCCTGGCAAATTCTTGTCGATTCTCCCTCAATCAGATGAGAACAG GGTGGTTGCCTTACCTTCCAATCTGGATTTCATGATCTTCAATCATCGTGGAAAAGCTTTTTCTATGGGCATCGATATGAagcaaaagtga